From Polynucleobacter sp. JS-JIR-II-b4, a single genomic window includes:
- the soxB gene encoding thiosulfohydrolase SoxB — protein MSLSRREFLQALAVASAGGMSLHSGFVNAQGSAQKFYDLPKFGNVHFLHFTDCHAQLLPIYFREPNVNLGIGAQEGKTPHLVGEYFLRANGIKPGTHDAHAFTYLDYVAAAQNYGKMGGFAHMATLIKQLKANRPGALLLDGGDTWQGSGTALWTNGQDMVDAALALGVDVMTPHWEMTLGEKRVMEIVNGDFKGKVSFVAQNIKTADFGDNVFNPYVMRVQNGIQIAIIGQAFPYTPIANPRYFTPDWTFGIQEENLQKTIDEVRAKGAKVVVLLSHNGMDVDLKMASRVSGLDAIMGGHTHDGVPIPVKVKNSGGVTLVTNAGSNTKFLAALDFDVKGGKAIDFRYKLFPIFSNMIPADPAMSRLIAKIRAPYEAKLNEKLATTEGLLYRRGNFNGSFDQLILDGLMSQKNTEIAFSPGFRWGTSLLPGQAITRENLLDQTAITYPYTTVTNMTGETIKTILEDVADNLFNPDPYYQQGGDMVRVGGLQYTIDPAEAAGKRITDMRLNGKSIEANKVYKVAGWAPVSEAARDAGTEPIWDVIERHLRDVKLVKAVKLNEPIIKGVSNNPGMVSIA, from the coding sequence ATGTCACTAAGTCGTCGTGAGTTCTTGCAAGCGCTAGCTGTTGCCTCCGCTGGCGGTATGAGTTTGCATTCTGGTTTTGTAAATGCTCAAGGCTCTGCACAAAAATTTTATGACTTACCAAAGTTTGGTAATGTCCATTTCTTGCATTTTACAGACTGCCATGCGCAGTTGCTACCAATTTACTTCCGGGAGCCAAATGTCAATCTAGGCATTGGTGCGCAAGAAGGTAAAACGCCTCACTTAGTTGGCGAATATTTCTTGAGGGCCAATGGCATTAAGCCTGGTACTCATGATGCGCATGCGTTCACTTATTTAGATTACGTGGCTGCCGCTCAGAACTACGGCAAGATGGGCGGATTTGCTCATATGGCGACTTTAATTAAGCAATTAAAAGCAAATCGTCCTGGCGCATTACTTCTAGATGGTGGCGATACTTGGCAGGGATCCGGTACAGCTCTTTGGACCAATGGTCAAGATATGGTAGATGCAGCACTTGCTTTGGGGGTTGATGTGATGACTCCTCACTGGGAAATGACTCTTGGCGAGAAGCGCGTTATGGAAATTGTCAATGGCGATTTTAAGGGCAAGGTTTCTTTCGTAGCCCAAAATATTAAGACCGCAGATTTTGGTGATAACGTATTTAATCCCTATGTTATGAGAGTGCAAAACGGAATACAGATTGCCATTATTGGTCAAGCGTTCCCATACACACCGATTGCGAATCCGCGATATTTCACTCCCGACTGGACTTTTGGCATTCAGGAAGAGAATCTCCAAAAGACCATTGATGAAGTGAGGGCAAAGGGGGCAAAAGTCGTTGTATTGCTATCTCACAATGGCATGGACGTTGACTTAAAGATGGCTTCACGAGTAAGTGGTTTAGATGCCATTATGGGTGGGCATACGCATGATGGTGTGCCTATTCCCGTAAAGGTTAAAAATTCTGGAGGTGTCACTTTAGTTACTAATGCTGGCTCTAATACAAAGTTTTTGGCCGCATTAGATTTTGATGTCAAAGGGGGTAAAGCAATTGATTTCCGCTATAAATTATTCCCAATCTTTTCAAATATGATCCCAGCTGATCCGGCGATGAGCAGGTTGATTGCAAAGATCCGGGCTCCATATGAAGCCAAGCTGAATGAGAAATTGGCTACTACTGAGGGTCTCTTGTATCGACGTGGTAACTTCAATGGCAGCTTTGATCAACTTATTCTAGATGGCTTGATGTCTCAGAAAAATACGGAAATTGCTTTCTCACCTGGCTTCCGTTGGGGTACCAGCCTATTGCCGGGTCAAGCTATTACTCGCGAGAATTTGCTTGATCAAACGGCGATTACTTATCCCTACACCACTGTGACCAATATGACTGGTGAAACAATTAAGACTATTCTTGAGGACGTAGCCGATAACCTCTTCAATCCAGACCCGTATTATCAGCAAGGTGGCGATATGGTTCGCGTTGGTGGATTGCAATACACCATCGACCCAGCGGAAGCTGCTGGCAAGCGGATCACCGATATGCGTTTGAATGGCAAGTCTATAGAGGCTAATAAAGTTTACAAAGTGGCTGGTTGGGCTCCGGTTAGTGAGGCGGCAAGGGATGCTGGCACAGAACCAATTTGGGATGTGATTGAGCGTCACCTGCGTGATGTCAAGTTGGTTAAAGCCGTTAAATTAAATGAGCCAATCATTAAGGGTGTGAGTAATAATCCTGGTATGGTTTCTATTGCCTAA
- a CDS encoding YeeE/YedE family protein, with product MRRHFNLFSQYLIGLLFGFGLILSGMSNPQKVLNFLDITGSWDPSLLFVMGGAVIVGLAGFYLVTKRSEAFFSGAFHLPHRKDITRPLVLGSLIFGVGWGIAGFCPGPALVSLGAGHLKAFVFVIFMLIGMSFCNRFCTGHKH from the coding sequence GTGAGAAGACATTTCAACCTATTTAGTCAGTATTTAATTGGCTTGTTATTTGGTTTTGGTTTAATTCTTTCGGGAATGAGTAATCCACAAAAAGTATTGAATTTTCTGGACATCACAGGCTCATGGGACCCATCCTTATTGTTTGTAATGGGGGGTGCTGTAATTGTTGGTTTAGCTGGATTCTATTTAGTCACTAAACGCAGCGAGGCCTTTTTTAGCGGGGCCTTTCATCTGCCGCATCGTAAAGACATTACAAGACCCTTAGTTTTAGGGAGCTTAATTTTTGGTGTAGGTTGGGGTATTGCTGGTTTCTGTCCAGGCCCTGCCTTAGTCTCCCTAGGTGCCGGTCATCTAAAGGCGTTTGTATTTGTGATCTTCATGTTGATAGGCATGTCTTTTTGCAATCGATTTTGTACTGGCCATAAGCATTAA
- the soxX gene encoding sulfur oxidation c-type cytochrome SoxX yields the protein MKTKLLFLMLALEISIGVAHGASAFDQMLSSSFKANGIAGLDRLNQDAAQKFCSNPVNLSGGGDPKMREKIQNANMASIKQPSDGKYIGNWVDGEKIAQSGRGATWSDSADSINGGSCYNCHQIDIKELSYGNIGPSLWNYGKMRGYSKEVIDYTWNRINNAKAYNVCSNMPRFGHFKLLTEKQMQDVMALLLDPESPVNK from the coding sequence ATGAAAACTAAATTACTCTTTTTAATGCTCGCCCTTGAGATTTCTATTGGGGTTGCACATGGTGCCTCGGCCTTTGACCAAATGCTGTCCTCTAGTTTTAAGGCGAATGGTATTGCGGGGCTTGATCGATTGAATCAAGATGCTGCGCAGAAGTTTTGCTCTAACCCAGTAAATTTGTCTGGCGGTGGAGATCCCAAGATGCGCGAAAAAATTCAAAATGCAAATATGGCTAGTATCAAACAGCCATCAGATGGAAAGTATATCGGTAACTGGGTGGATGGCGAAAAAATTGCTCAAAGTGGTAGGGGGGCAACATGGTCAGATAGCGCTGATTCAATTAATGGCGGGTCTTGCTATAACTGTCACCAGATTGATATCAAAGAGCTATCCTACGGAAACATTGGTCCGTCGCTTTGGAATTACGGCAAGATGAGAGGCTACTCAAAAGAGGTGATTGATTACACCTGGAATCGTATTAACAACGCAAAAGCTTATAACGTATGTAGCAACATGCCACGTTTTGGCCACTTTAAATTGTTAACTGAAAAGCAAATGCAAGATGTTATGGCTTTGCTCCTCGATCCTGAGTCACCCGTAAATAAATAA
- a CDS encoding YeeE/YedE family protein, which produces MQIDWISFTPIPSLIGGMILGVAAALYMLLHGRILGISGIVSGLLNPQKGDVDWRVSIVLGILSAPVLAAVMLDLHAIQVIDTDWFSIMAAGLLVGFGAQYGSGCTSGHGICGLSRLSPRSMAATMLFMSSGFMATFIIRHIIGA; this is translated from the coding sequence ATGCAGATTGATTGGATTTCATTCACCCCAATACCCTCCTTAATTGGTGGAATGATATTAGGCGTAGCGGCGGCTCTTTATATGTTGTTGCATGGCCGAATTTTGGGAATTAGTGGCATTGTTTCTGGCTTATTGAATCCGCAGAAGGGCGATGTAGATTGGCGTGTTTCGATTGTGCTGGGAATACTATCCGCACCAGTCTTGGCGGCTGTAATGCTTGATCTGCATGCAATTCAAGTTATTGATACAGACTGGTTCAGTATTATGGCTGCAGGCCTCCTCGTTGGTTTTGGCGCCCAATACGGGTCTGGGTGTACGAGCGGCCACGGAATTTGTGGTTTGTCGCGTCTATCACCTCGTTCGATGGCGGCAACAATGCTTTTTATGTCTTCAGGATTTATGGCGACGTTCATCATTCGTCACATAATAGGGGCTTAA
- the soxA gene encoding sulfur oxidation c-type cytochrome SoxA produces MKTRILYGTIIGVFVMLQGFSNLASSQTSGSSAAPTDGIEKYRAMIADGNPADLYEAAGEDLWKKSMGPKNTSLEKCDLGMGPGVVKGAYTQLPKYFKDTNKVQDLESRLVTCMETLQGYSRQEIIKERFGNGVRKDLEAVVAYVVSESKGMKIETAAKHPKEKELYEMGKKSFYYQGGPMDFSCASCHGSDGKRIRLQELPNITTQKGAEAGWGYWPAYRVSTGDFWTMQRRLNDCYRQQRFPEPIFISEDTIAVSLYMAINAKGGTMNAPGLKR; encoded by the coding sequence ATGAAGACGCGTATTTTATACGGCACAATTATTGGAGTTTTTGTCATGTTGCAAGGATTTTCTAATCTTGCTTCATCACAGACCTCCGGTTCATCAGCGGCTCCAACTGATGGGATAGAAAAATATCGAGCAATGATTGCTGATGGCAACCCTGCTGATTTATATGAGGCTGCAGGTGAAGATCTTTGGAAAAAATCCATGGGTCCGAAAAATACTTCATTGGAGAAGTGTGATTTGGGTATGGGCCCTGGCGTTGTAAAAGGTGCCTATACGCAGTTACCAAAGTACTTCAAGGATACAAACAAAGTGCAAGATCTTGAGTCTCGTTTGGTCACTTGCATGGAAACACTCCAGGGATATAGTCGTCAAGAAATTATTAAAGAACGCTTTGGAAATGGCGTACGTAAAGATCTTGAGGCTGTTGTAGCTTACGTGGTTTCTGAGTCTAAGGGGATGAAGATAGAGACTGCTGCAAAGCATCCCAAGGAAAAAGAACTTTATGAGATGGGTAAGAAGTCTTTCTACTACCAGGGTGGTCCAATGGACTTTTCTTGCGCTTCTTGTCATGGGTCTGATGGCAAGCGCATACGTTTGCAGGAATTGCCAAATATCACAACCCAAAAAGGCGCTGAAGCTGGTTGGGGTTACTGGCCCGCATATCGCGTTTCCACTGGTGATTTTTGGACAATGCAACGTCGTTTAAATGATTGCTACCGTCAACAGCGCTTCCCTGAGCCAATTTTCATCTCTGAAGACACAATTGCTGTTTCGCTTTATATGGCTATAAATGCTAAAGGTGGAACCATGAACGCACCGGGGCTAAAGCGTTAA
- the soxZ gene encoding thiosulfate oxidation carrier complex protein SoxZ produces the protein MPDPMRVRAAESGGVVDVKILMKHDMESGLRKDAAGKTVPAWFIKNLNVKAQGKDVLNAEFGTAVSKDPFLNFKYKGAKGDKIVVSWTDSKGETRTDEATAS, from the coding sequence ATGCCTGATCCAATGCGCGTAAGAGCTGCTGAGAGCGGTGGTGTAGTTGATGTCAAAATTTTGATGAAACATGATATGGAGTCTGGTTTACGAAAAGATGCTGCCGGCAAGACTGTTCCCGCCTGGTTTATTAAGAACCTCAATGTAAAGGCTCAAGGCAAAGATGTATTGAATGCGGAATTCGGGACAGCGGTTTCTAAAGACCCTTTCTTGAATTTCAAGTACAAAGGCGCCAAAGGCGACAAGATTGTCGTTAGCTGGACTGATAGCAAAGGCGAAACAAGAACTGACGAAGCAACTGCTTCTTAA
- a CDS encoding DsrE family protein, which translates to MNKILRLLAATLFAFAALTAQRSYAVGSEVTYQIDDAQVQGIKGLRSIRNHLDVAPDTKIIVVTYAEGVDLLLENAKDIKNNIEYAPLISALKSRGVRFEVCEITLKNRNLKKDQFILDADFTPSGVVRIGDLQYKDHFAYIKP; encoded by the coding sequence ATGAATAAAATATTACGATTACTGGCGGCGACCTTATTTGCTTTTGCTGCTTTGACTGCTCAGCGGTCATATGCTGTGGGCTCAGAGGTCACATACCAAATAGATGATGCTCAAGTCCAGGGGATCAAGGGTCTTAGGAGTATCCGTAATCATTTAGATGTTGCGCCTGACACTAAGATTATTGTGGTGACTTATGCTGAAGGCGTTGATCTTTTGTTAGAAAATGCAAAAGATATTAAAAATAATATTGAATACGCTCCATTAATTTCTGCATTGAAATCTCGTGGCGTACGTTTTGAGGTTTGTGAAATTACTTTGAAGAATCGCAACCTTAAGAAAGACCAATTTATTCTTGATGCCGACTTCACTCCATCTGGCGTAGTTCGCATTGGCGATTTGCAATACAAAGATCATTTCGCCTACATTAAGCCTTAA
- the soxY gene encoding thiosulfate oxidation carrier protein SoxY, whose product MNEQRRVLLKYSAVFGLMASVGLITEAQAAEWNKAAFDGKNLDEVFKALNAGTPEKSAEVVMTAPDIAENGAVVPVNVSSTGNADQLAILVEKNPGTLAAQFFIPAGTVPNVTTRIKMGQTSNVYALAKIGNKWVMAVKEIKVTLGGCGG is encoded by the coding sequence ATGAATGAGCAACGCCGTGTTTTGCTGAAATACTCAGCAGTTTTTGGCTTGATGGCCTCAGTGGGCTTGATTACTGAAGCTCAAGCTGCCGAGTGGAACAAAGCCGCTTTTGACGGCAAAAATCTTGACGAAGTATTCAAGGCCCTTAATGCTGGTACTCCAGAGAAATCTGCAGAGGTAGTAATGACTGCGCCTGATATTGCAGAAAATGGTGCAGTTGTGCCCGTTAACGTCTCATCTACCGGCAATGCTGACCAACTCGCAATTCTGGTTGAAAAGAATCCCGGAACACTCGCGGCTCAATTTTTCATTCCTGCTGGCACAGTGCCTAATGTAACAACACGCATCAAAATGGGTCAGACCTCCAATGTTTATGCTCTAGCAAAAATTGGTAATAAATGGGTGATGGCAGTTAAGGAAATTAAAGTGACCTTAGGTGGTTGCGGCGGTTAA
- a CDS encoding c-type cytochrome, protein MSKLVKPSIAVALLCLFIWQSAFAQTSKYPGIGREATPAEVKAWDIDVRPDFKGLPQGSGSVADGQVVWDGKCAACHGSFGESNDIFTPLVGGTTKEDIKTGRVAALADNKQPHRTTMMRLSTVSTLWDFIYRAMPWNAPRSLSVDETFAVVAYILNLSEVVPDDFVLSDKNIAEVQKRMPNRNGMVMAPGLWHVKGKSDVTGSSCMTNCVKFVQIGSSLPPEVRNAQGNLAEQNRTFGPFVGVDTAKPPLKALPGADGVAHSSITKVAKTPADLFKDNNCSACHAQAAKLVGPSTNDVAAKYKDQSGAEDMLVKKVKNGGSGVWGAIPMPPQSDISDETLHKLVHYVLTGQ, encoded by the coding sequence ATGTCCAAGTTGGTTAAACCTAGCATTGCGGTAGCGCTACTTTGCTTATTCATCTGGCAGAGTGCGTTCGCCCAAACCAGTAAATATCCCGGTATTGGTAGAGAGGCCACTCCGGCTGAAGTCAAGGCTTGGGATATTGACGTTCGTCCTGATTTCAAAGGATTGCCGCAAGGATCCGGTTCAGTTGCTGATGGTCAAGTAGTGTGGGACGGTAAGTGCGCCGCATGTCATGGTTCTTTTGGGGAATCAAATGATATCTTTACGCCACTAGTTGGCGGCACTACTAAAGAAGATATCAAGACCGGCAGAGTGGCTGCCCTGGCTGATAACAAGCAGCCTCACAGAACGACAATGATGCGCCTTTCCACTGTGTCGACTTTATGGGACTTCATTTATAGGGCAATGCCATGGAACGCACCGCGTTCTTTATCGGTTGATGAAACATTCGCAGTGGTTGCCTATATTTTGAACCTGTCAGAAGTTGTTCCAGACGATTTTGTTCTCTCGGATAAAAATATTGCCGAAGTGCAAAAGCGTATGCCCAACCGTAATGGCATGGTCATGGCGCCTGGTTTATGGCACGTTAAGGGCAAGTCTGACGTTACTGGTAGTTCTTGTATGACCAATTGCGTTAAATTTGTGCAAATTGGCTCCAGTTTGCCTCCTGAAGTCCGTAATGCTCAAGGTAACCTGGCTGAGCAAAACCGGACATTTGGTCCATTTGTCGGTGTTGATACCGCCAAACCTCCATTGAAAGCTTTGCCTGGTGCAGATGGTGTGGCGCACTCATCTATTACTAAAGTGGCAAAAACGCCTGCTGACCTGTTTAAAGACAATAATTGCTCAGCTTGCCATGCTCAAGCAGCTAAGCTTGTTGGGCCCTCTACGAATGATGTGGCAGCCAAGTATAAGGATCAGTCTGGTGCAGAGGATATGTTGGTCAAGAAGGTAAAAAATGGAGGATCTGGTGTTTGGGGTGCTATCCCAATGCCACCGCAGTCTGACATTTCGGATGAAACCCTTCATAAGTTAGTGCATTACGTTTTAACAGGGCAGTAA
- the soxC gene encoding sulfite dehydrogenase: protein MSKDQIELGAKDISAVEKPLDRARIIKAPENFLSKELISDINKNGLDENRRGFLRKSFMAAAAAGVSTGQAFAGSMPVEGDPAILEKQPWQTTLGKNVATMPYGLPSIFEANIVRRELPGLTRVSAASVAFTPLQSLFGIITPNGLHYERHHQGWYNIDPNMHRLMINGLVKHNRVFTMSDLMRLPSVSRIHFIECGANTAVEWGNSAVPTVQYTHGMLSCCEFTGVPLSVLLEECGADLKKGRYLMAEGSDGSGENRTINMEQIDEIMVAWAMNGEMLRPENGFPLRLVVPGVQGVSWVKWLRRLELGDMPYGTKDESAQYADLMPNGTQRQYTSIQECKSVITTPSGGQQLLDKGFYNVSGMAWSGRGKIRKVDVSFDGGNNWRTARLETPVLSKAITRFNIGWNWDGAPAIIQSRATDETGYVQPAIKALRDVRGSRGIYHNNSIQSWKIESNGEVGNVQVG, encoded by the coding sequence ATGTCTAAAGATCAAATTGAATTGGGTGCAAAAGATATTTCTGCAGTCGAGAAACCTCTCGATCGTGCACGCATAATTAAGGCGCCAGAAAATTTTCTATCAAAAGAATTAATTTCTGACATTAATAAAAATGGCTTAGATGAGAATCGACGTGGCTTTCTGCGCAAGAGCTTTATGGCGGCTGCGGCTGCTGGTGTTTCTACTGGACAAGCATTTGCAGGTTCTATGCCGGTTGAGGGCGATCCAGCAATTTTAGAAAAGCAGCCTTGGCAAACCACTCTTGGCAAGAATGTGGCCACTATGCCTTATGGCTTGCCTTCTATTTTTGAAGCCAATATTGTTCGTCGTGAATTGCCAGGATTGACGCGAGTGTCTGCCGCCTCCGTTGCATTTACTCCTTTGCAAAGCTTATTCGGCATTATTACTCCGAATGGTTTGCATTACGAGCGTCACCACCAAGGTTGGTACAACATTGATCCCAATATGCACCGCTTAATGATTAATGGTTTGGTTAAACATAATCGTGTGTTTACGATGTCTGACTTGATGCGTCTGCCTTCAGTATCACGCATTCATTTTATTGAGTGCGGTGCAAATACTGCGGTTGAGTGGGGTAATTCTGCAGTGCCAACCGTTCAATATACCCACGGAATGCTTTCTTGCTGTGAGTTTACTGGTGTGCCACTTTCTGTTCTTTTGGAAGAGTGCGGTGCCGATCTGAAAAAAGGTAGATACCTCATGGCTGAGGGTAGCGATGGCTCAGGTGAGAATCGCACTATTAACATGGAGCAAATCGATGAGATTATGGTTGCATGGGCAATGAATGGTGAGATGCTGCGCCCCGAAAATGGCTTCCCATTGCGCTTAGTTGTTCCAGGCGTCCAAGGTGTTAGCTGGGTGAAGTGGTTACGTCGTCTAGAGTTGGGTGATATGCCGTATGGCACCAAAGACGAATCTGCTCAATATGCTGATCTAATGCCGAATGGCACTCAACGTCAATACACCTCTATTCAGGAATGTAAATCTGTTATCACCACTCCATCAGGCGGTCAGCAATTGCTTGATAAAGGCTTCTATAACGTTTCCGGAATGGCCTGGTCCGGACGCGGAAAGATTCGCAAAGTGGATGTTTCATTCGATGGTGGCAATAACTGGCGTACTGCTAGATTGGAAACCCCCGTACTTTCTAAAGCAATTACCCGCTTCAATATTGGTTGGAACTGGGATGGTGCACCTGCCATCATTCAGTCGCGCGCTACCGACGAAACTGGTTATGTTCAGCCAGCAATTAAAGCACTGCGAGATGTGCGTGGTTCGAGAGGTATCTATCACAATAATTCGATTCAATCGTGGAAAATCGAGAGCAACGGGGAGGTTGGCAATGTCCAAGTTGGTTAA
- a CDS encoding TIGR01244 family sulfur transferase has translation MSLPISCHNAQFGTLGQIDPSHLAEIAAQGYKSVINNRPDGEGGPEQPTNASIQAEAEKLGLNYVYLPVISGAFTPDQVQEMARLLKTLPGPILAFCRSGARSTNLYQLALQLR, from the coding sequence GTGAGTCTTCCTATTTCTTGTCATAACGCTCAGTTTGGTACTCTTGGTCAAATCGATCCAAGTCATTTGGCTGAAATTGCGGCACAAGGCTATAAGAGCGTGATTAATAATCGTCCTGACGGTGAGGGCGGCCCAGAGCAACCAACTAATGCATCCATTCAAGCTGAAGCAGAAAAGCTTGGATTGAATTATGTTTACTTGCCAGTCATTTCTGGCGCATTTACTCCAGACCAAGTGCAAGAAATGGCTCGTCTCTTAAAAACTTTGCCAGGTCCTATTTTGGCTTTTTGCCGCTCAGGCGCACGCTCAACAAACTTGTACCAACTTGCTTTGCAGCTCCGTTAA
- a CDS encoding metalloregulator ArsR/SmtB family transcription factor translates to MEQVFSVMAGYFSVLSESSRLRIMYAICGGEKSVSEVLALCGSSQANISRQLTALHKAGIVSRRKEGVTVYYAIADEATVEMCQLICAKIAQELH, encoded by the coding sequence ATGGAACAAGTATTTTCCGTCATGGCCGGTTACTTTAGCGTCCTCTCTGAATCCTCACGTTTGAGAATTATGTATGCCATTTGTGGTGGAGAAAAGTCTGTCTCAGAAGTGCTTGCATTGTGCGGCTCGAGTCAGGCAAATATTTCTCGTCAACTTACTGCGCTGCATAAGGCTGGAATTGTATCTAGACGTAAAGAGGGAGTGACCGTTTATTACGCTATTGCTGATGAAGCAACGGTAGAAATGTGCCAGTTGATCTGCGCAAAAATAGCTCAAGAGTTACATTAA
- a CDS encoding MBL fold metallo-hydrolase: MLIRFIKIALIGGAIFLAASISHAAEPKNDPAGILLKPIKVAPNTYFVQGLAEMGASQNQNFISNAGFVITPKGVVVVDALGSPVLAQKLIQEIKKISAQKIVAVIVTHYHADHVYGLQEFKKIGAKIYGQSEGRGYISSETAKQRLITSRVDFAPWVNKDTHLVPADIWFDKHYQLNIGGLDFIISRVGPAHSPEDVLVYVPSEGVLFVGDLVFQGRIPYVGNADSKGWLLALDEFEKFNSKVIIPGHGPQSINPIEDIRFTRDYLRFLRESMAPAALNMDAFDGAYSAVDWSEYDGIPLFKAANRMNAYNVYLSIQGE, encoded by the coding sequence ATGTTGATCAGGTTCATTAAGATAGCGCTCATTGGCGGCGCTATTTTTCTTGCTGCGAGCATTTCTCATGCAGCTGAGCCAAAAAATGATCCTGCTGGAATCCTATTAAAGCCCATCAAGGTGGCTCCAAATACCTATTTTGTGCAAGGATTGGCAGAAATGGGTGCTAGTCAAAATCAAAACTTTATCTCTAATGCTGGCTTTGTGATTACACCTAAAGGGGTGGTAGTCGTTGATGCCCTTGGATCTCCAGTGCTGGCTCAAAAGCTAATTCAAGAAATAAAGAAGATAAGCGCACAAAAGATTGTTGCGGTTATTGTTACTCACTATCACGCTGATCATGTTTATGGTCTACAGGAGTTTAAAAAGATTGGTGCAAAAATATACGGACAAAGCGAAGGAAGAGGTTATATTTCTTCTGAAACTGCCAAGCAAAGACTGATCACCTCTCGTGTTGATTTTGCTCCTTGGGTTAATAAAGATACCCACTTAGTGCCAGCGGACATTTGGTTCGATAAGCATTATCAACTCAATATTGGTGGCCTTGATTTCATTATTAGTAGAGTGGGTCCAGCGCATTCGCCCGAAGATGTTTTGGTATACGTTCCTTCAGAGGGCGTGCTATTTGTAGGGGACTTAGTTTTTCAAGGCAGAATTCCTTATGTAGGCAATGCTGATAGCAAGGGTTGGCTGTTAGCCCTTGATGAGTTTGAAAAATTCAACTCTAAGGTCATCATCCCTGGTCATGGGCCCCAGTCAATTAATCCGATTGAAGACATTCGTTTTACTCGTGATTACTTACGTTTTTTACGAGAAAGCATGGCTCCGGCAGCTCTTAATATGGATGCGTTCGATGGGGCCTATAGCGCAGTAGACTGGTCTGAATATGATGGAATTCCTCTATTTAAGGCTGCCAACCGTATGAATGCCTATAACGTCTACCTCTCGATTCAAGGCGAATAG
- a CDS encoding YeeE/YedE family protein yields MEAVNIDVLGKSVLWCTFAITFMFGAVLQKTGFCSMGAVSDAFIMSSWDRMRQWFLAIGVAIIGFTLMSYVGLIDPSKSFYTGNKFLWLSTLVGSLLFGFGMVLASGCGSKTLVRIGGGNLKSVIVFLVLGLTAYMTMRGFLGVIRINTLDTVFLSFSTPQDLPSLLSGPLGIARSHLHLGLGLLISFIFIAYALSKRSFWTFENLFAGTVVGLAICAIWWVSGNLGHVAEDPTTLEEVFLMTNSGRMESLSFVAPYAYSLDWLMMYSDTSKVLTLGIVAVIGMISGSALIALITRSFRWESFRNTEDTANHLVGATLMGFGGVTALGCTVGQGLSGVSTLSLASFLALPGFILGAYLALLYLQFRLAPKPCN; encoded by the coding sequence ATGGAAGCAGTAAATATTGATGTGTTAGGCAAGTCTGTTTTATGGTGTACCTTTGCGATCACATTCATGTTCGGTGCTGTGCTGCAAAAGACAGGCTTTTGCAGCATGGGCGCAGTTTCTGATGCATTTATTATGTCGAGCTGGGATCGCATGAGGCAATGGTTCTTGGCAATTGGTGTGGCAATTATTGGGTTTACGCTAATGTCCTATGTTGGACTGATTGATCCATCAAAAAGTTTCTACACAGGAAATAAGTTTTTGTGGCTATCTACGCTAGTAGGTAGCTTGCTTTTTGGTTTTGGTATGGTGCTTGCATCAGGTTGTGGGAGCAAGACTCTGGTGCGTATTGGCGGCGGTAATTTAAAGTCTGTGATTGTTTTCTTGGTGCTTGGTTTGACGGCTTATATGACAATGCGCGGATTCCTGGGGGTGATTCGCATCAATACATTGGATACTGTATTTTTGTCTTTTTCTACCCCTCAAGATTTACCTAGTCTTTTAAGTGGCCCACTTGGCATTGCACGATCCCATCTTCATCTGGGTTTGGGTCTATTAATCAGCTTTATCTTTATTGCCTATGCTTTAAGTAAGAGGTCATTCTGGACCTTTGAGAATCTATTTGCTGGCACGGTGGTGGGTTTGGCAATTTGCGCAATATGGTGGGTTAGCGGTAATCTAGGTCATGTCGCCGAAGATCCTACTACATTGGAAGAGGTTTTTTTGATGACGAATTCTGGTCGCATGGAAAGTCTATCGTTTGTTGCGCCATACGCATATTCTTTGGATTGGCTAATGATGTATAGCGACACTTCTAAAGTTCTCACGCTGGGAATTGTGGCTGTGATAGGTATGATTTCTGGCTCAGCCCTGATCGCGCTCATCACTAGATCGTTTCGTTGGGAATCTTTTCGAAATACTGAGGATACAGCCAATCATTTGGTGGGTGCGACACTCATGGGATTTGGCGGCGTTACAGCGCTAGGTTGTACCGTTGGACAGGGCCTCAGTGGGGTCTCCACATTATCTCTGGCATCATTCTTGGCTTTACCGGGATTTATTCTAGGTGCCTACTTGGCCTTACTGTATTTGCAATTTAGACTTGCGCCCAAACCTTGTAATTAA